GTGCCGAATTGGGCCATGCGCTCCTCCGCTTGGGTCGGTACGATCTTGATCGCCTGAATATTGAGTTTGTGCAGAGCATCAGATATTTTGATCGTTTCCTCCAGTGTTTCCTTGTAATGGATCTGCACCATGGAGGGCCGAAGGCTGGAGGCCAGTTCGATCACTTTTTCAGGGGGGCCGCCCGTGACAAGGCAGCTTCGGCAGACAGGTCGAACCAACTGCAACAGGGGCAAAGCCTCCTGGCGGCTCAGGTTCCAGGGAACCGGAAGGGGGTACTCCGTCACAAAACCGAGGATATCTACCCCCAGTTGCTGGCACAGTTGGACATCGGATGGTCGTCGCAAACCGCAGATTTTGACCGTGATGCCATTCATGCCGGTGGAATCTCACTGCTCCGGCTGAAGGCCTGATACGATGCCGCCATGTCGTCCGCCTGCCAGAGCGCAGTGCCGATCAACAGCACATCGGCGCCCGCCCGAATGGCGGCCTGCCCTTCCGCAGGCGTGCGAATGGAGCTTTCGCTGATCAGGATCGCATTTTTTGGCTTATGACTGGCCAAGAGCTCTGTTGCGGATACCGTTCCGTCATCTTTTTCAAGCTTCAGAATGTCCCGGTTGTTGATCCCCACCAGTTTTGCCCCGATTTTTCCCGCCCAACCCAATTCTTCCTCGGTATGCGCCTCAACCAGTGGTTCCAGTCCGATTTTCAGTGCTTCGTTGTAAAGGGTTGTCAGTGAATCCAGGGTGTGCAGGGCGCAGATCAGCAGGATGGCCTGCGCGCCGCATTCTCTGGACAGGGTCATATCTTCACAGCTGGTGATGAAATCCTTGCGGAGGA
This genomic stretch from Desulfuromonas acetexigens harbors:
- a CDS encoding phosphoribosylanthranilate isomerase; the encoded protein is MNGITVKICGLRRPSDVQLCQQLGVDILGFVTEYPLPVPWNLSRQEALPLLQLVRPVCRSCLVTGGPPEKVIELASSLRPSMVQIHYKETLEETIKISDALHKLNIQAIKIVPTQAEERMAQFGTVDIAAIVAKLCTTSLYGLLADSRTPDNALQIGVPLNQSFCTEIIKVSSKPVFIAGGINPENVRLLLEQTGAKYIDVMTGVESSPGIKDAEALSRLVSSLGH
- a CDS encoding indole-3-glycerol-phosphate synthase, which gives rise to MYTRFSDALIARKEAGFIPVIPDIKCISPKEGDLLRGRDPLAVAQLLARAGAPALSVVTETKDFGGSLELLRQLAKNTTLPILRKDFITSCEDMTLSRECGAQAILLICALHTLDSLTTLYNEALKIGLEPLVEAHTEEELGWAGKIGAKLVGINNRDILKLEKDDGTVSATELLASHKPKNAILISESSIRTPAEGQAAIRAGADVLLIGTALWQADDMAASYQAFSRSSEIPPA